In one Corallococcus sp. EGB genomic region, the following are encoded:
- the dgcN gene encoding N-acetyltransferase DgcN, with amino-acid sequence MDIDKPYLLFLGDVKDQLAAKTAHGIVDWRPEWCVGQLRLPGCAADCGLPDMDLAQAKAKGARTLVVGVVNPGGVLSDAWVETLVRALESGLDVATGLHRRLSSFPAVAAAAAKHGRRLHDVRFPDRDFATGQGTKRPGLRVLTVGTDCAVGKKYTALALEKELRQRGWKADFRATGQTGILISGRGVALDAVVSDFVSGAAEWLTPANDADHWDVVEGQGSLFHPSFAGVTLGLLHGTQPDAFIVCHEPTRTRMRGVKHPLPSIQDVIDRTVLEGRLTNPAIQCTGIAINTEHLGEDDALKLLEATGRAHGLPCVDPLRTGAGPLADALASRYPRG; translated from the coding sequence GTGGACATCGACAAGCCCTACCTGCTGTTCCTCGGGGACGTGAAGGATCAGCTCGCGGCCAAGACGGCTCACGGCATCGTGGACTGGCGGCCGGAATGGTGCGTGGGTCAGCTGCGCCTCCCGGGCTGCGCGGCGGACTGTGGGCTGCCGGACATGGACCTTGCCCAGGCGAAGGCGAAGGGCGCGCGCACGCTGGTGGTGGGCGTGGTGAACCCGGGCGGGGTGCTGTCGGACGCGTGGGTGGAGACGCTGGTGCGGGCGCTGGAGTCAGGGCTGGACGTGGCCACCGGGCTGCACAGGCGGCTGTCCTCCTTCCCCGCCGTGGCCGCGGCGGCGGCGAAGCACGGGCGCAGGCTGCACGACGTGCGCTTCCCGGACCGGGACTTCGCCACGGGCCAGGGCACGAAGCGGCCCGGCCTGCGCGTGCTGACGGTGGGCACCGACTGCGCGGTGGGCAAGAAGTACACGGCGCTGGCGCTGGAGAAGGAGCTGCGCCAGCGCGGGTGGAAGGCGGACTTCCGGGCCACCGGACAGACAGGCATCCTCATCTCCGGGCGGGGCGTGGCGCTGGACGCCGTGGTGTCCGACTTCGTCTCCGGCGCGGCGGAGTGGCTCACGCCCGCGAACGACGCGGACCACTGGGACGTGGTGGAGGGCCAGGGGTCGCTCTTCCACCCCTCCTTCGCGGGCGTCACGCTGGGCCTGCTGCACGGCACGCAGCCGGACGCCTTCATCGTCTGTCACGAGCCCACGCGCACGCGCATGCGCGGCGTGAAACACCCCCTGCCGTCCATCCAGGACGTCATCGACCGCACGGTGCTGGAGGGGCGGCTGACGAACCCGGCCATCCAGTGCACGGGCATCGCCATCAACACCGAACACCTGGGCGAGGACGACGCTTTGAAGCTGCTGGAGGCCACCGGCCGGGCGCATGGCCTGCCCTGCGTGGACCCCCTGCGAACGGGCGCGGGGCCCCTGGCCGACGCGCTGGCGAGCCGCTACCCGCGAGGGTGA
- a CDS encoding CHAT domain-containing protein yields the protein MTVSCEQLAAFADGELPLDEAEAFQVHLAQCAECQAGLEDQVQASLLVQAAAEERVAPGAEPLRSVSAESGIDARPARASEVEASPAASASGPGLRSVPGTGGQTAPVPGGGTRSTPARPRARAAWERRRVAGFAAAAAAVVLAVLAVARPWRPPESERALPFALASARPLEGRPSHPGLADYRAPGTLRGGAEGRPELDLKALSELEAKGDLHGVATAWLAAGDFERAERILERLPASPAVLGDMALAALGRAQPERALTLLEAGLETAPDDPRLHWNRGLALQALSLELAAAAEFSRVAQAKEPGWSPEATERADGLRKGALARRDSWQAMNAAGMALALDGTPYPASMARRNPDLARLYLYHALRAAPSVERVKALAPLAEVLDDANHTKTASAYVAHVAAADFRKRGPLANTYRELLSGTRSLQGPEADAFLARLRRSGERDLLLGAILLLHQEDHLVDELTPLVRQSGEPAWYDAPLARGRAQAAQERGDMETAETSLRNGLAACRSAGFGYRCVDLQRHLAALYNRLDRRKEADSLARSALEEAFRSDSWYQEELLLSDLVTSARLSHAPALARAYLDEYLQHSPEDCARRSEYHHARALLFVEDLDAKRARREVQDALACPTAPTLLEVAVAGDLLRLEGGTVPGRELDRVRERIRILRDDPSLTPGERLLVDHIEGRILIERDREAGQKILRGVITGSALQRSTDIEARKAWAHSHHVLVMDAGRSREWGPAVDLLAEEVDRTAPTSCLLALAGQDERLLFVARGPTGASTGLYLHALQRPLREQMPAVPEAILQGLAGCDAVRVLAEPILQGRPGLLPSDRAWSYLAPGGRRVEAPAAAPVRKRLVVSDVEPPATLGLPRLMPWKGATGPGDVHLRGRAATPEAVLAEMEDATEVELHTHGLSGTVSDAAFLALSPDAAGHYALTAEDLEGHTLRGSPVVMLAACDANVGAWRYHAVSSLPSALIQAGARAVVAPSTEVPDVEAGAFFQALVESLRRGIPPAQALRDTRARWLQRGSARWVQDLVAFE from the coding sequence GTGACCGTCTCTTGTGAACAGCTCGCCGCCTTCGCGGACGGGGAGCTTCCGCTCGACGAGGCCGAGGCCTTCCAGGTCCACCTCGCGCAGTGCGCGGAGTGCCAGGCCGGCCTGGAGGACCAGGTGCAGGCGAGCCTCCTGGTGCAGGCCGCCGCGGAAGAACGTGTCGCGCCCGGAGCAGAGCCCCTGCGGTCCGTGAGCGCCGAGTCCGGCATCGATGCACGGCCTGCGAGGGCATCGGAGGTGGAAGCCAGCCCCGCCGCATCGGCATCGGGCCCGGGGCTCCGGTCCGTGCCCGGCACTGGAGGCCAGACCGCGCCGGTGCCTGGCGGTGGGACGCGGTCCACACCTGCCCGTCCTCGTGCCCGCGCGGCCTGGGAGCGACGCCGGGTGGCGGGCTTCGCGGCCGCGGCCGCCGCGGTGGTGCTCGCGGTGCTGGCGGTGGCCCGTCCATGGCGCCCGCCTGAATCCGAACGCGCGCTGCCCTTCGCGCTCGCCTCCGCGCGCCCGCTGGAGGGCCGGCCGAGCCACCCGGGTCTGGCGGATTACCGCGCCCCGGGCACGCTGCGCGGCGGCGCGGAGGGACGGCCGGAGCTGGACCTCAAGGCCCTGTCGGAGCTGGAGGCGAAGGGCGACCTGCACGGCGTCGCGACGGCGTGGCTCGCGGCCGGGGACTTCGAACGCGCGGAGCGCATCCTGGAGCGCCTGCCCGCGTCGCCCGCCGTCCTGGGCGACATGGCCCTGGCGGCCCTGGGCCGTGCCCAGCCGGAGCGCGCGCTGACGCTGCTGGAGGCGGGGCTGGAGACGGCGCCGGACGACCCGCGGCTGCACTGGAACCGGGGCCTCGCGCTCCAGGCGCTCTCGCTGGAGCTGGCCGCCGCGGCGGAGTTCTCCCGCGTGGCGCAGGCGAAGGAGCCCGGCTGGAGCCCCGAGGCCACCGAGCGCGCGGACGGCCTGCGCAAGGGCGCGCTGGCGCGGCGGGACTCGTGGCAGGCCATGAACGCGGCCGGCATGGCGCTGGCGCTGGACGGCACGCCGTACCCGGCGTCGATGGCGCGTCGCAACCCGGACCTGGCGCGGCTGTACCTCTACCACGCGCTCCGCGCCGCCCCGTCCGTGGAGCGCGTGAAGGCGCTGGCGCCGCTGGCGGAGGTGTTGGACGACGCCAACCACACGAAGACCGCGAGCGCCTACGTGGCGCACGTGGCGGCGGCGGACTTCCGCAAGCGAGGCCCGCTGGCCAACACCTACCGCGAGCTCCTCTCCGGCACGCGGTCGCTCCAGGGGCCGGAGGCGGACGCGTTCCTCGCGCGGCTGCGGCGCTCGGGCGAGCGCGACCTGCTCCTGGGCGCCATCCTGCTGCTCCACCAGGAGGACCACCTCGTCGACGAGCTGACGCCGCTGGTCCGCCAGTCCGGCGAGCCCGCCTGGTACGACGCTCCGCTTGCCCGAGGCCGGGCGCAGGCGGCGCAGGAGCGGGGGGACATGGAGACAGCGGAGACGTCGCTCCGGAACGGTTTGGCGGCGTGCCGGAGCGCGGGCTTCGGCTACCGCTGCGTGGACCTCCAGCGGCACCTGGCCGCGCTCTACAACCGGTTGGATCGCCGCAAGGAGGCCGACTCGCTGGCGCGCTCCGCGCTGGAGGAGGCGTTCCGCAGCGACAGCTGGTACCAGGAGGAGCTGCTCCTGTCCGACCTGGTGACGAGCGCGCGGCTGAGCCACGCCCCGGCGCTCGCGCGCGCCTATCTGGACGAATACCTCCAGCACTCGCCGGAGGACTGCGCGCGGCGCTCGGAGTACCACCACGCCCGGGCGCTCCTCTTCGTGGAGGACCTGGACGCGAAGCGGGCCCGCCGCGAGGTGCAGGACGCGCTCGCCTGTCCCACCGCGCCCACGCTCCTGGAGGTCGCCGTCGCCGGAGACCTGCTGCGGCTGGAGGGCGGCACGGTGCCGGGCCGCGAGCTGGACCGCGTCCGTGAGCGCATCCGGATCCTGCGTGACGACCCGTCGCTGACGCCCGGCGAGCGGCTGCTCGTGGACCACATCGAAGGGCGCATCCTCATCGAGCGCGACCGCGAGGCGGGCCAGAAGATCCTGCGCGGCGTCATCACCGGCTCCGCGCTCCAGCGCTCCACCGACATCGAGGCGCGCAAGGCCTGGGCCCACAGCCACCACGTGCTGGTGATGGACGCGGGCCGGTCGAGGGAGTGGGGCCCCGCGGTGGACCTGCTCGCCGAGGAGGTGGACCGCACCGCGCCCACGTCCTGCCTGCTGGCGCTGGCCGGCCAGGACGAACGGCTGCTCTTCGTCGCCCGGGGACCCACGGGCGCGAGCACCGGCCTGTACCTCCACGCCCTCCAGCGGCCCCTGCGTGAGCAGATGCCCGCGGTGCCCGAGGCCATCCTCCAGGGGCTCGCCGGCTGCGACGCCGTGCGGGTGCTCGCGGAGCCCATCCTCCAGGGGCGTCCGGGGCTGCTGCCCTCGGACCGCGCGTGGAGCTACCTGGCCCCGGGGGGCCGCCGCGTGGAGGCCCCGGCCGCGGCGCCCGTCCGGAAGCGGCTGGTGGTGTCGGACGTGGAGCCGCCCGCGACGCTGGGGCTGCCGCGCCTGATGCCGTGGAAGGGCGCGACGGGCCCGGGCGACGTCCACCTGCGGGGGCGCGCGGCCACGCCGGAGGCGGTGCTCGCGGAGATGGAGGACGCCACGGAGGTGGAGCTGCACACGCACGGCCTCTCCGGCACCGTGTCCGACGCGGCCTTCCTGGCGCTGTCCCCGGACGCGGCCGGCCACTACGCGCTCACCGCGGAGGACCTGGAGGGGCACACGCTGCGGGGCTCGCCGGTGGTGATGCTGGCGGCCTGTGACGCGAACGTGGGCGCATGGCGCTACCACGCGGTGTCCAGCCTGCCCTCCGCGCTCATCCAGGCGGGCGCGCGGGCCGTGGTCGCGCCGTCCACGGAGGTGCCGGACGTGGAGGCCGGGGCCTTCTTCCAGGCGCTGGTGGAGTCGCTGCGGCGCGGCATTCCTCCGGCCCAGGCGCTCCGGGACACACGTGCCAGGTGGCTCCAGCGGGGCAGTGCCCGGTGGGTCCAGGATCTGGTCGCGTTCGAATAG
- a CDS encoding RNA polymerase sigma factor — MPSASREDAAEFQALIAKCAPALEERARILCRGRNPADAKDLLQETYERAFRAFHTYDRSAPPMAWLASILVRRFLDWCRHDRRHPQEEFTDAMGDTLAEAEPAPETWARYTLDDVWQAVEQLPPELREVVRMKDMERQSYAEIGRRLGIPSMTVGTRLFRARKKLKELLLAREGTAGGPA; from the coding sequence GTGCCTTCGGCCTCCCGTGAGGACGCCGCGGAGTTCCAGGCACTCATCGCGAAGTGCGCTCCGGCCCTGGAGGAGCGCGCGCGCATCCTGTGCCGGGGCCGGAACCCGGCGGACGCGAAGGACCTGCTGCAGGAGACCTACGAGCGGGCCTTCCGCGCGTTTCATACGTATGACCGGTCCGCGCCTCCCATGGCGTGGCTGGCGTCCATCCTCGTTCGACGCTTCCTCGACTGGTGCCGGCACGACCGGCGCCACCCCCAGGAGGAATTCACCGACGCGATGGGGGATACCCTGGCGGAGGCCGAGCCCGCCCCGGAGACATGGGCGCGCTACACGTTGGACGACGTGTGGCAGGCGGTGGAACAGCTCCCCCCGGAGCTGCGCGAGGTGGTCCGCATGAAGGACATGGAGCGACAGAGCTACGCGGAGATCGGCCGGCGGCTCGGCATCCCGTCCATGACGGTGGGCACCCGTCTGTTCCGGGCGCGCAAGAAGCTCAAGGAGCTGCTCCTCGCCCGGGAAGGCACCGCGGGGGGCCCGGCGTGA
- a CDS encoding YebC/PmpR family DNA-binding transcriptional regulator, with the protein MGRIFETRKATMFARWNKMAKVFTRITKDIVIAVKAGGPNIESNPALRRAVQNARAANMPKANVDAAIKRASGQDQADYQILLYEGYAPHGVGILVEAATDNVTRTVANVRFPFTKLGGSMGTAGSVSRLFEHMGAIRLDAEGLNADELELELIDHGLEEMGETTGEKGEKQLLLRCKFADFGKLMSAIEAKNIAPVSTQSEYIPLPGTLKELPEEQATEVLKLVDMLEQDDDVQHVFHNLA; encoded by the coding sequence ATGGGACGCATTTTCGAGACACGCAAGGCGACGATGTTCGCCCGCTGGAACAAGATGGCGAAGGTCTTCACCCGCATCACGAAGGACATCGTGATCGCGGTGAAGGCGGGTGGACCGAACATCGAATCGAACCCCGCGCTGCGCCGGGCCGTGCAGAACGCCCGCGCGGCGAACATGCCGAAGGCGAACGTGGACGCGGCCATCAAGCGCGCCAGCGGCCAGGACCAGGCGGACTACCAGATCCTCCTGTACGAGGGTTATGCCCCGCACGGCGTGGGCATCCTGGTGGAGGCCGCCACGGACAACGTCACCCGCACGGTGGCCAACGTCCGCTTCCCCTTCACCAAGCTGGGCGGGAGCATGGGCACCGCGGGCAGCGTGTCCCGCCTCTTCGAGCACATGGGCGCCATCCGCCTGGACGCGGAAGGGCTGAACGCGGACGAGCTGGAGCTGGAGCTCATCGACCATGGCCTGGAAGAGATGGGCGAGACGACGGGCGAGAAGGGCGAGAAGCAGCTGCTGCTGCGCTGCAAGTTCGCGGACTTCGGCAAGCTGATGTCGGCGATTGAAGCCAAGAACATCGCGCCGGTGTCCACCCAGTCCGAGTACATCCCCCTGCCCGGCACCCTGAAGGAGCTGCCGGAGGAGCAGGCCACGGAGGTGCTCAAGCTGGTGGACATGCTGGAGCAGGACGACGACGTGCAGCACGTCTTCCACAACCTCGCCTGA